One genomic window of Streptomyces sp. WP-1 includes the following:
- a CDS encoding lantibiotic dehydratase, translated as MLRVSGLPVETAAALRAPEAADWAARTAAEQDRLAALGARLSDPLSEAVGGTDDAVLRRRLLALRRQVFNNRLPGDLSAARALAESLGGAAGADLAEWLAARVRWEELRAEGEAVLAAGFGRTRAALRELALDDRLRRGLLLASPTLEERLDAFAADPAPVPGKRARKMERSLLSYVYRTACKTSPFSTLTGVAVGRFGDEGDGTALTRVGDDWTGHPRLNVVALARLAELVAADPARRADLPIALASGWKLDEDRVRYVQRAVTAGDDSAAVSFDAAQDRLFFLRRQGTLDGMLALLRDHEGPMRHGELALWLATTTGAGAEEAERYLAALRDLGMLQLSSLATGVHSGDPVRAFQRSLRALDRPWAEALAARLDGPADLLARFPAADVPARRALLDALRSELHSFQAELGAERLSLPQTLVYEDVSAGTTTADLAEWTRLAEGPLRSLGRLLPAFDVALPQRLTLKGFFLARFGRGGRCEDLLRLVHDFHEDIFRQYLQFTSAKDDFLPDGSHAPEENWLGLPEITALDRARATFTARMRERWAELPPDAQEFVLDDALTDEVAGALGGAAPAFQPYSHFLQLARRDGDPLVVLNDSFGGLCFPFTRFTHCFDGPEGPGPTTAIRAELRELLPPGAVFAEVTAGSATTNLNLHGRLTDHEIVCPGETSSAPEEARLHLDDLYAVHDETTDRLLLRSRRLGREVVPLYLGYLVPMVLPEIPRTLLLFSPTARPKPDVWRGVPTGPERAGVTRRPRVRHHSLVLQRRSWTVADGHLPLRAPGVTDADWYLGWHRWRVEHGLPERAFATVHEERDGAGTGGWFGGAKPQYVDFASPLSLTGLEGLLAGKRARTVFEEMLPGEDELHVTSPRGRHVAELAVEMLPAPAGPPQKDETR; from the coding sequence ATGCTGCGCGTCTCCGGCCTCCCGGTGGAGACCGCCGCCGCCCTGCGCGCCCCAGAGGCCGCCGACTGGGCCGCGCGGACCGCCGCCGAGCAGGACCGGCTCGCCGCGCTCGGCGCCCGGCTCAGCGATCCGCTCTCCGAGGCGGTCGGCGGCACCGATGACGCGGTGCTGCGCCGCCGGCTGCTCGCGCTGCGCCGCCAGGTGTTCAACAACCGTCTGCCCGGAGACCTTTCGGCGGCCCGCGCGCTCGCCGAGAGCCTCGGCGGGGCCGCCGGTGCCGATCTCGCCGAGTGGCTGGCGGCCCGGGTCCGCTGGGAGGAGCTGCGGGCCGAGGGCGAGGCCGTGCTCGCCGCCGGGTTCGGCCGCACCCGCGCCGCACTGCGCGAACTGGCCCTGGACGACCGGCTGCGCCGCGGCCTGCTGCTGGCCTCGCCCACGCTGGAGGAACGGCTGGACGCGTTCGCCGCCGACCCGGCGCCGGTACCGGGCAAGCGCGCCCGCAAGATGGAACGCTCCCTGCTGTCGTACGTGTACCGCACCGCCTGCAAGACCAGCCCGTTCAGCACGCTCACGGGCGTCGCCGTCGGCCGGTTCGGGGACGAGGGGGACGGTACGGCGCTCACGCGGGTCGGCGACGACTGGACGGGCCACCCCCGGCTGAACGTCGTCGCGCTCGCCCGCCTCGCCGAACTCGTCGCCGCCGACCCCGCGCGCCGCGCCGATCTCCCTATCGCCCTGGCCTCCGGCTGGAAGCTGGACGAGGACCGCGTCCGCTATGTCCAGCGGGCCGTCACGGCGGGCGACGACAGCGCCGCCGTCAGCTTCGACGCCGCCCAGGACCGGCTGTTCTTCCTGCGCCGCCAGGGCACCCTCGACGGCATGCTGGCCCTGCTGCGCGACCACGAAGGGCCGATGAGACACGGTGAGTTGGCGCTCTGGCTGGCCACCACCACCGGTGCCGGCGCCGAGGAGGCCGAGCGCTATCTCGCCGCGCTGCGCGACCTCGGCATGCTGCAACTTTCGAGCCTCGCCACCGGTGTGCACAGCGGCGACCCGGTGCGCGCCTTCCAGCGGTCGCTGCGGGCCCTGGACCGGCCGTGGGCCGAGGCGCTCGCCGCCCGCCTGGACGGCCCCGCCGACCTCCTGGCCCGCTTCCCGGCGGCGGACGTACCCGCCCGCCGTGCCCTGCTCGACGCGCTCCGGTCCGAACTCCACTCTTTCCAGGCCGAATTGGGCGCCGAACGCCTGTCCCTCCCGCAGACCCTCGTCTACGAGGACGTCTCGGCCGGTACCACCACCGCCGACCTCGCCGAGTGGACGCGGCTCGCCGAGGGCCCGCTGCGTTCGCTCGGACGGCTGCTGCCCGCCTTCGACGTGGCGCTGCCCCAGCGCCTCACCCTCAAGGGCTTCTTCCTCGCCCGCTTCGGCCGCGGCGGACGCTGCGAGGATCTGCTGCGCCTGGTGCACGACTTCCACGAGGACATCTTCCGGCAGTACCTCCAGTTCACCTCCGCCAAGGACGACTTCCTGCCGGACGGCAGCCACGCCCCGGAGGAGAACTGGCTCGGCCTGCCCGAGATCACCGCGCTGGACCGCGCCCGCGCCACCTTCACCGCCCGGATGCGTGAACGCTGGGCGGAACTCCCGCCGGACGCACAGGAGTTCGTACTGGACGACGCCCTCACCGACGAGGTCGCCGGGGCCCTCGGCGGCGCCGCCCCGGCGTTCCAGCCGTACAGCCACTTCCTCCAGCTGGCCCGCCGCGACGGCGACCCCCTGGTCGTCCTCAACGACTCCTTCGGCGGCCTCTGCTTCCCCTTCACCCGCTTCACCCACTGCTTCGACGGCCCCGAAGGCCCCGGACCGACCACCGCGATCCGCGCCGAGCTGCGTGAACTGCTGCCGCCCGGGGCCGTGTTCGCGGAGGTCACCGCCGGTTCCGCGACCACCAACCTGAATCTGCACGGCCGGCTGACCGACCACGAGATCGTCTGCCCCGGCGAGACCAGCTCGGCACCCGAGGAGGCCCGCCTGCACCTGGACGACCTGTACGCCGTGCACGACGAGACCACCGACCGGCTGCTGCTGCGCTCACGCCGGCTGGGCCGCGAGGTCGTCCCCCTCTACCTCGGCTACCTGGTGCCCATGGTGCTGCCCGAGATCCCCCGCACCCTGCTGCTGTTCTCCCCGACCGCCCGCCCCAAGCCGGACGTCTGGCGCGGTGTGCCCACGGGACCCGAGCGCGCCGGAGTCACCCGCCGCCCCCGCGTCCGCCACCACTCGCTCGTCCTCCAGCGCCGCTCCTGGACCGTCGCCGACGGACACCTCCCGCTGCGCGCCCCGGGCGTCACCGACGCCGACTGGTACCTCGGCTGGCACCGCTGGCGCGTCGAACACGGCCTGCCCGAGCGGGCGTTCGCCACCGTGCACGAGGAACGCGACGGCGCCGGGACCGGCGGCTGGTTCGGCGGCGCCAAGCCCCAGTACGTCGACTTCGCCAGCCCGCTCTCCCTCACCGGACTCGAAGGACTCCTCGCCGGAAAACGCGCCCGGACCGTCTTCGAGGAGATGCTTCCCGGCGAGGACGAGCTGCACGTCACCTCGCCCCGTGGCCGTCATGTCGCCGAACTCGCCGTAGAGATGCTGCCCGCCCCGGCCGGCCCGCCCCAAAAGGACGAAACCCGATGA
- a CDS encoding ATP-binding cassette domain-containing protein produces MTTDAFLAARPRVRPDIVLGPSLLRGPARIHLLKDPRTGRRLEVGAKEHFIITRLDGTRSLEEIGQAYSGVFGTRLGEAQWGQMLRLLGARGLLDGGPAPIASAPVPTPAERPSGFLSGHTRMVADAPALMDRLHRLTALDRRPALLAVLTALAVGVLAAVALSAGTLWRQTVHTAEQPVLLFAVGCVLWCSLALHELAHGLFARTWGGHVSEIGLRWILGATYLYCQVDDVQFLGSRARKVATACAGVLANLLFLVPFHVAWLLLPADAQARPAFGALLLLGVVTGLANLLPLAPLDGYRALGHALGVSGLAEGSRAFTALAARALLRRGPGLGAYPPRLRLLYGGFALLTAAQTAALLALAGLVLRHLLPDSMALLAWWLPTALLAAALLLWGLGNVGRRLRGRRTEDRTESRTEGRTKSRTEDPDASRAEGRTRGPGESRAPGPARSAAPTSTSPGPGQVAGARALLDPARKGEMNEPHAQTGIAPGPAATTEPVVVLDGVIKRYGEVTALDGVSLTVRRGEFFGILGPNGAGKTTLVEIVEGMREADGGTVSLLGQSPWPRDTALLARIGVQTQASAFFARLTAGEHLRTVAALYGMDPDAVRIALERVGLTEKENARVDHLSGGQRQRLAIATALLHEPELIFLDEPTAALDPEARRELWALLRSLRSEGRTIVCTTHHLDEAEALCDRVAIVAGGRIIALDTPRGLIRSLAAPARLLLPAAELTPEAALALPGVDRATVEGDELVLETSAVNHVLTALGDLVDIESVTVRTATLEDAYLSLTGHGTEHRS; encoded by the coding sequence ATGACCACCGACGCCTTCCTGGCCGCCCGGCCGCGCGTGCGCCCCGACATCGTCCTCGGCCCCAGCCTGCTGCGCGGCCCGGCCCGCATCCATCTGCTGAAGGACCCGCGCACCGGACGGCGCCTGGAGGTCGGCGCCAAGGAGCACTTCATCATCACCCGCCTCGACGGCACCCGGTCCCTGGAGGAGATCGGGCAGGCCTACTCGGGCGTGTTCGGCACCCGGCTCGGCGAGGCCCAGTGGGGGCAGATGCTGCGGCTGCTGGGTGCCCGGGGCCTCCTCGACGGCGGTCCCGCGCCCATCGCGTCCGCCCCGGTCCCCACCCCCGCCGAGCGGCCGAGCGGCTTCCTCTCCGGGCACACCCGGATGGTCGCCGACGCGCCCGCCCTCATGGACCGCCTGCACCGGCTCACCGCCCTGGACCGCAGGCCCGCCCTGCTGGCCGTGCTCACCGCCCTGGCCGTCGGCGTGCTCGCCGCCGTCGCCCTCAGCGCCGGGACCCTGTGGCGGCAGACGGTGCACACCGCCGAACAGCCCGTGCTGCTGTTCGCCGTCGGCTGCGTCCTGTGGTGCAGCCTCGCCCTGCACGAACTCGCCCACGGCCTGTTCGCGCGCACCTGGGGCGGCCATGTCAGCGAGATCGGGCTGCGCTGGATCCTCGGCGCCACCTACCTCTACTGCCAGGTGGACGACGTCCAGTTCCTCGGCAGCCGGGCCCGCAAGGTCGCCACCGCCTGCGCCGGCGTCCTCGCCAACCTCCTGTTCCTGGTGCCGTTCCACGTCGCGTGGCTGCTGCTCCCGGCCGATGCCCAGGCCCGGCCCGCGTTCGGGGCGCTGCTGCTGCTCGGCGTCGTCACCGGCCTCGCGAACCTGCTGCCGCTGGCACCGCTCGACGGCTACCGCGCCCTCGGTCACGCCCTCGGCGTCTCCGGGCTCGCCGAGGGCAGCCGCGCCTTCACCGCCCTCGCCGCCCGCGCCCTGCTGCGCCGCGGCCCCGGCCTGGGCGCCTACCCGCCCCGGCTGCGCCTGCTGTACGGCGGCTTCGCCCTGCTCACCGCCGCCCAGACGGCCGCGCTGCTCGCCCTCGCCGGGCTGGTCCTGCGCCATCTGCTGCCGGACAGCATGGCGCTCCTCGCCTGGTGGCTGCCGACCGCCCTGCTCGCCGCCGCCCTCCTGCTGTGGGGGCTCGGCAACGTGGGCCGACGGCTGCGCGGACGCCGTACGGAAGACCGTACCGAGAGCCGTACGGAAGGCCGTACGAAGAGCCGTACGGAAGACCCTGACGCAAGCCGTGCCGAAGGCCGCACTCGGGGCCCTGGCGAGAGCCGGGCACCGGGCCCCGCGCGGTCCGCCGCCCCCACCTCCACGTCTCCGGGACCCGGTCAAGTCGCTGGTGCCCGAGCCCTGTTGGACCCCGCAAGGAAAGGCGAGATGAACGAACCCCACGCACAGACCGGGATCGCACCCGGCCCCGCCGCCACCACCGAGCCGGTCGTCGTCCTCGACGGCGTGATCAAGCGGTACGGGGAGGTCACCGCGCTCGACGGCGTCTCCCTCACCGTGCGGCGCGGTGAGTTCTTCGGCATCCTCGGCCCCAACGGCGCGGGCAAGACCACCCTGGTGGAGATCGTCGAGGGCATGCGCGAGGCGGACGGCGGCACCGTCAGCCTCCTCGGCCAGAGCCCCTGGCCCCGGGACACCGCGCTGCTCGCCCGGATCGGCGTCCAGACCCAGGCGTCCGCGTTCTTCGCGCGGCTCACCGCGGGCGAGCACCTGCGCACCGTCGCCGCGCTCTACGGCATGGACCCGGACGCGGTGCGTATCGCCCTTGAGCGGGTCGGGCTCACCGAGAAGGAGAACGCGCGCGTCGACCATCTCTCCGGCGGCCAGCGGCAGCGCCTCGCCATCGCCACCGCGCTGCTGCACGAACCGGAGCTGATCTTCCTGGACGAGCCCACCGCCGCCCTCGACCCCGAGGCACGGCGCGAACTGTGGGCGCTGCTGCGGTCGTTGCGCTCCGAGGGCCGCACCATCGTGTGCACCACCCACCACCTGGACGAGGCCGAGGCGCTGTGCGACCGGGTGGCGATCGTGGCCGGCGGCCGGATCATCGCCCTGGACACCCCCCGGGGCCTCATACGCTCCCTGGCCGCCCCCGCCCGACTGCTGCTGCCCGCGGCCGAGTTGACGCCCGAGGCGGCGCTCGCTTTGCCCGGCGTGGACCGGGCCACCGTCGAGGGCGACGAACTCGTCCTGGAGACCTCGGCCGTCAACCACGTCCTGACCGCGCTGGGCGACCTCGTCGACATCGAGTCGGTCACCGTGCGCACCGCCACCCTCGAAGACGCCTACCTCAGCCTCACCGGCCATGGAACGGAGCACCGCAGTTGA
- a CDS encoding TOMM precursor leader peptide-binding protein: MPTETETVPHPAPPPATGPWDAVCAALTTALAGHPGTPPATVTPLGTRDELAVGADEFTRDAVPVGLYGHHALVGPVPAEGAPGCPRCLARRWQAVRAGHLRDALERGDGPRATGTPPWLAGFTVDALATLVAAVARGERGGRHPWVWLLDLETLRVSRIALVPDGECPSCATRPDDTAEGARITLDPGAKHDPDDFRSRPLAAYDLVPEAFVNPVTGALGPSFAPDLASASTSSVIGAFTTRSGDYLRECYWGGHTGSYGTSVRVGVLEGLERFAGMRARAKRTVVGATLDDLGDLAVDPRVTGLYSDAFHAAAPEVPRFAPDRPVDWVWGWSLRDDRPVLVPEIVAYYHAPGGIRRRFVQESSNGCASGGSLTEAVYHGLMETVERDAFLLAWFGRPRLPEIDPASSTRAATRAMVDRLEMYGYRARFFDTRVTFPVPVVTAVAERVDGGPGLLCFGAGASLDPEAALAGGLCEIATDAVNLRRRTARDAPRLRRMAGDFAQVQVLHDHPLLYGLPEMRRYTDFLLRGREDAERVPLASLATGEGALTPAADLRTDVAACVAAVTGHGFDVVVVDQTAPEQRELGLHTVKVLVPGLLPIDFGTSRQRAPLMPRMRTALREAGLRNADLTPADLNPAPHPFP, translated from the coding sequence GTGCCCACTGAGACCGAGACCGTGCCGCACCCCGCCCCGCCCCCGGCCACCGGGCCGTGGGACGCGGTGTGCGCCGCGCTCACCACCGCACTCGCCGGACACCCGGGCACCCCGCCGGCGACGGTGACCCCGCTCGGCACCCGCGACGAACTCGCCGTCGGAGCAGATGAGTTCACGCGGGACGCGGTACCGGTCGGCCTGTACGGACACCACGCCCTGGTCGGTCCCGTACCGGCCGAGGGCGCGCCCGGCTGCCCCCGGTGCCTCGCGCGCCGCTGGCAGGCGGTGCGGGCCGGACACCTGCGGGACGCGCTGGAACGCGGCGACGGACCCCGGGCCACCGGCACCCCGCCCTGGCTGGCCGGCTTCACGGTGGACGCCCTCGCCACGCTGGTCGCGGCGGTGGCCCGCGGGGAGCGGGGCGGCCGGCACCCGTGGGTGTGGCTGCTGGACCTGGAGACCCTGCGCGTCAGCCGCATCGCGCTGGTGCCCGACGGCGAGTGCCCGTCCTGCGCAACCCGCCCGGACGACACCGCCGAGGGCGCCCGGATCACCCTGGACCCCGGCGCCAAGCACGACCCGGACGACTTCCGCTCACGCCCGCTCGCCGCGTACGACCTGGTGCCGGAGGCGTTCGTCAACCCCGTCACCGGCGCCCTCGGCCCCTCCTTCGCGCCCGACCTGGCCTCCGCGTCGACCTCCTCGGTGATCGGCGCCTTCACCACCCGCTCGGGCGACTACCTGCGGGAGTGCTACTGGGGCGGCCACACCGGCTCCTACGGCACCAGCGTCCGGGTCGGGGTGCTGGAGGGACTGGAGCGGTTCGCCGGGATGCGGGCCCGCGCCAAGCGGACCGTGGTCGGCGCGACCCTCGACGACCTCGGGGACCTCGCCGTCGACCCGCGCGTCACCGGCCTGTACTCCGACGCCTTCCACGCCGCCGCCCCCGAGGTGCCGCGCTTCGCCCCGGACCGCCCGGTGGACTGGGTGTGGGGCTGGTCGCTGCGCGACGACCGGCCGGTCCTCGTGCCCGAGATCGTCGCCTACTACCACGCGCCCGGCGGCATCCGGCGGCGTTTCGTCCAGGAGAGCTCCAACGGCTGTGCCTCCGGCGGCAGTCTGACCGAGGCCGTCTACCACGGGCTGATGGAGACCGTCGAACGCGACGCCTTCCTGCTGGCCTGGTTCGGCCGGCCGCGGCTGCCCGAGATCGACCCGGCGAGCAGCACCCGGGCCGCGACCCGCGCCATGGTCGACCGGCTGGAAATGTACGGTTACCGTGCCCGGTTCTTCGACACCCGCGTCACCTTCCCGGTACCCGTGGTGACCGCGGTCGCCGAACGCGTCGACGGCGGGCCCGGACTGCTCTGCTTCGGCGCGGGCGCCTCCCTCGACCCCGAGGCCGCGCTCGCCGGCGGGCTCTGCGAGATCGCCACCGACGCGGTCAACCTGCGCCGCCGCACCGCCCGCGACGCGCCCCGGCTGCGGCGCATGGCGGGGGACTTCGCCCAGGTCCAGGTGCTGCACGACCACCCCCTGCTGTACGGGCTGCCCGAGATGCGCCGGTACACCGACTTCCTGCTGCGCGGTCGCGAGGACGCCGAACGGGTGCCGCTCGCCTCCCTCGCCACCGGGGAGGGCGCCCTGACACCGGCCGCCGACCTGCGCACCGACGTGGCGGCATGCGTCGCCGCCGTCACCGGGCACGGCTTCGACGTCGTCGTTGTCGACCAGACCGCCCCGGAACAACGGGAGTTGGGCCTGCACACCGTCAAGGTCCTGGTGCCCGGCCTGCTCCCGATCGACTTCGGCACCAGCCGGCAACGCGCCCCGCTGATGCCCCGCATGCGCACCGCGCTGCGCGAAGCGGGCCTGCGGAACGCCGACTTGACGCCCGCCGATCTCAACCCGGCGCCGCATCCCTTCCCCTGA
- a CDS encoding lantibiotic dehydratase C-terminal domain-containing protein, which translates to MTAPTPAVDTTTEDTPGSWLAVHVFYAASPRPLLLQCVKPLVDRLTEEGLITGYFFINYWLEGPHLRLRLKPARAADTGTVRERAHAALDAFLRERPALYEVKAGFFAELYETLFTLEYSQEERARFLGPDGRMKLRPNNSFEDRPYEPEYGKYGGPAGIALAEWHFQHSSDLVIEATRTMNLHLRTVLLGLSAQLMMVISGTFLAADEALLTFLDRYHGFWNNAFSTTNYTADKGYERAYTAMGDRLPERFRHIRAAVVCGELERLPAFLRGWAAHCAELRDRAAKSAEQGDLVFRSFDGTRDIHATDPAHALPMLLSPYTHMTNNRLGITVRDEAFLSYVLARALRDGAPEDSR; encoded by the coding sequence ATGACCGCACCCACCCCCGCCGTGGACACCACCACCGAGGACACCCCCGGCAGCTGGCTCGCGGTGCACGTCTTCTACGCGGCCAGCCCCCGCCCGCTGCTCCTCCAGTGCGTCAAGCCCCTGGTGGACCGGCTCACCGAAGAGGGCCTGATCACCGGGTATTTCTTCATCAACTACTGGCTGGAGGGCCCCCATCTGCGGCTGCGCCTGAAGCCGGCCCGCGCCGCCGACACCGGCACCGTCCGGGAGCGCGCCCACGCCGCCCTCGACGCGTTCCTGCGCGAACGCCCCGCGCTCTACGAGGTCAAGGCGGGCTTCTTCGCCGAGCTGTACGAGACCCTGTTCACCCTGGAATACAGTCAGGAGGAACGTGCCCGATTCCTCGGCCCCGACGGACGGATGAAGCTGCGCCCCAACAACAGCTTCGAGGACCGCCCTTACGAACCCGAGTACGGCAAGTACGGCGGCCCCGCCGGGATCGCGCTCGCCGAATGGCACTTCCAGCACTCCAGCGACCTCGTCATCGAGGCCACGCGCACCATGAACCTCCATCTGCGCACGGTGCTCCTCGGCCTCTCCGCCCAGCTGATGATGGTCATCTCCGGTACCTTCCTCGCCGCCGACGAGGCCCTGCTGACCTTCCTCGACCGCTACCACGGCTTCTGGAACAACGCGTTCAGCACCACCAACTACACCGCCGACAAGGGCTATGAGCGGGCGTACACCGCCATGGGCGACCGGCTGCCCGAACGCTTCCGGCACATCCGCGCGGCGGTGGTGTGCGGCGAACTCGAACGGCTCCCCGCCTTCCTGCGCGGCTGGGCCGCACACTGCGCCGAACTCCGCGACCGGGCCGCGAAGTCGGCGGAACAGGGCGACCTGGTCTTCCGCTCCTTCGACGGCACCCGCGACATCCACGCCACCGACCCGGCGCACGCCCTGCCGATGCTTCTGTCGCCGTATACGCACATGACCAACAACCGGCTGGGTATCACCGTCCGGGACGAGGCGTTCCTCTCCTACGTCCTCGCCCGCGCCCTGCGCGACGGCGCCCCGGAGGACAGCAGATGA
- a CDS encoding ABC transporter permease: MTAYAALTRAGYIASVRDRTTLFFTFLFPLAFLVLFGLIFQGQRVNGGMASINYTAPGVLSWGVGNACVFSVGFALMQWRRDDLLRLIWRTPTPLRSLIASRWTLALGVAAAQTVLFTAVALLPFFGLKLNGPWWAGVPLLVLGVTAFLAMGLVVGSLANTPESVAAIANLVMVPMAFLSGSFFPDDLMPGWLRTVAKVLPLHYLNDGLTDAMGGRGDLGDIGLDCVGLVVFALIFGLIATRIFRWSNRT; this comes from the coding sequence TTGACCGCCTACGCCGCACTGACCAGGGCCGGTTACATCGCGAGCGTGCGCGACCGTACGACCCTCTTCTTCACCTTCCTCTTCCCGCTCGCCTTCCTGGTCCTCTTCGGCCTCATCTTCCAGGGCCAGCGCGTCAACGGCGGGATGGCCTCCATCAACTACACCGCCCCCGGCGTCCTCTCGTGGGGCGTCGGCAACGCGTGCGTGTTCTCCGTCGGGTTCGCCCTGATGCAGTGGCGCCGTGACGACCTGCTGCGGCTCATCTGGCGCACCCCGACCCCGCTGCGCTCGCTGATCGCCTCCCGCTGGACCCTGGCCCTCGGTGTCGCCGCCGCGCAGACGGTGCTGTTCACCGCCGTGGCACTGCTGCCGTTCTTCGGGCTGAAACTCAACGGCCCCTGGTGGGCGGGCGTTCCGCTGCTGGTGCTCGGCGTCACCGCGTTCCTCGCCATGGGACTGGTCGTCGGCAGCCTCGCGAACACCCCGGAGTCGGTCGCGGCCATCGCCAACCTGGTGATGGTGCCGATGGCCTTCCTGTCCGGCTCGTTCTTCCCCGACGACCTGATGCCGGGCTGGCTGCGCACGGTCGCCAAGGTGCTGCCGCTGCACTACCTCAACGACGGCCTCACCGACGCCATGGGCGGGCGCGGCGACCTCGGGGACATCGGCCTGGACTGCGTCGGACTCGTCGTCTTCGCCCTGATCTTCGGCCTGATCGCCACCCGGATCTTCCGCTGGAGCAACCGGACATGA
- a CDS encoding nitroreductase family protein, whose protein sequence is MGYAHEYATAVMRRGRIPMEPADFVPDWADRPRKGKFFPGAPVLPLPDGGCADDATLGRGLFGPRGTGAFTLPLLGAMLRDSYGLTGRRLAVQANSDLGSLPFHTHANWSRGTSSGGGLYPIGIHWISGASGPLTPGVHYYDTPRNAFARILSGDVTGEVRAALGDLEEAAGTDQFLVLGVTFWQNAFKYNSFSYHVVTMDIGALLQTWRMWARAHGLHIGGALWFDEPRLGRVLGLDPEEDGVFAVVPLKWEKAEEESAGEEGTGRDAAGKRAAGKEAAPPTPAPPTLAPPTPAARVRRVPDERSRRVLTFPTVRAIHTATLEGAADRPAPGALDSALVTPPGPGERVALPAPPALDATVRRALRERRSSFGRFSAAAPLDPARLSAALAAAVAAGTLDTDTETPGAAPLTRQYVFVNHVRGIAPGVYEHDWTSGELVLMKSGDFGGFLQENYFLANYNLEQAAAVLVPAARTHAVLDTVGDRGLRLVNAVIGATAQAVYTASSAAGMGCGVALGFDCVSFAEELGLAARGEIPLLVMMIGNEAPRPAGYRFDIVAP, encoded by the coding sequence ATGGGATACGCCCATGAGTACGCGACCGCGGTGATGCGGCGGGGCAGGATCCCCATGGAACCCGCCGACTTCGTGCCCGACTGGGCCGACCGCCCCCGCAAGGGCAAGTTCTTCCCCGGCGCCCCCGTCCTGCCGCTGCCCGACGGCGGCTGCGCGGACGACGCCACGCTCGGCCGGGGCCTGTTCGGTCCCCGTGGCACCGGCGCGTTCACCCTGCCGCTGCTCGGCGCGATGCTCCGCGACTCCTACGGGCTGACCGGCCGCCGCCTCGCCGTCCAGGCCAACAGCGACCTCGGCTCCCTGCCGTTCCACACCCACGCCAACTGGTCGCGCGGCACCTCCTCCGGCGGCGGCCTCTACCCCATCGGCATCCACTGGATCAGCGGCGCGAGCGGTCCCCTCACCCCCGGCGTCCACTACTACGACACCCCGCGCAACGCCTTCGCCAGGATCCTGTCCGGCGATGTCACCGGCGAGGTGCGGGCCGCCCTCGGTGATCTCGAAGAGGCCGCGGGGACCGACCAGTTCCTGGTGCTGGGCGTGACGTTCTGGCAGAACGCCTTCAAGTACAACAGCTTCTCCTACCACGTCGTCACGATGGACATCGGCGCCCTGCTCCAGACCTGGCGCATGTGGGCCCGGGCGCACGGGCTGCACATCGGCGGCGCGCTGTGGTTCGACGAGCCTCGCCTCGGCCGGGTGCTCGGGCTCGACCCCGAGGAGGACGGGGTGTTCGCGGTGGTGCCGCTGAAATGGGAGAAGGCCGAGGAGGAGAGCGCGGGGGAGGAGGGCACGGGGAGAGATGCTGCGGGGAAGAGGGCTGCGGGGAAGGAGGCCGCCCCGCCGACCCCCGCCCCGCCGACGCTCGCCCCGCCGACCCCCGCCGCCCGTGTCCGCCGTGTCCCCGACGAGCGGTCCCGCCGCGTCCTGACCTTCCCGACCGTGCGCGCGATCCACACGGCCACCCTGGAAGGCGCCGCCGACCGCCCGGCACCCGGTGCGCTGGACTCCGCGCTGGTCACTCCGCCCGGCCCCGGTGAGCGCGTCGCGCTGCCCGCGCCGCCCGCGCTCGATGCGACCGTACGCCGGGCACTGCGTGAACGCCGCAGCAGCTTCGGCCGGTTCAGCGCCGCCGCCCCGCTCGACCCGGCCCGGCTCTCCGCCGCGCTGGCCGCGGCCGTCGCCGCCGGCACCCTGGACACCGACACGGAGACACCCGGCGCGGCGCCCCTGACCCGGCAGTACGTCTTCGTCAACCACGTCCGGGGCATCGCGCCCGGCGTCTACGAACACGACTGGACGTCGGGCGAGTTGGTTCTGATGAAGTCCGGTGACTTCGGCGGCTTCCTCCAGGAGAACTACTTCCTCGCCAACTACAACCTGGAGCAGGCCGCCGCCGTCCTGGTGCCCGCGGCCCGTACCCACGCCGTCCTCGACACGGTCGGCGACCGGGGTCTCAGGCTGGTCAACGCCGTCATCGGCGCCACCGCGCAGGCCGTGTACACCGCCTCCTCGGCCGCGGGCATGGGCTGCGGTGTCGCGCTCGGCTTCGACTGCGTGTCCTTCGCGGAGGAACTCGGCCTCGCCGCACGGGGCGAGATCCCGCTGCTCGTGATGATGATCGGCAACGAGGCGCCCCGCCCGGCCGGTTACCGCTTCGACATCGTGGCCCCATGA